The Chitinophaga pinensis DSM 2588 region GTACAATGACGATCAGTTTTTTATGTTTCGGAGACATATAATTGCTTGAACAGGATAAAGGTAACATTGTTTCGGGATGGCACAAATGCCATAAATGATACAATTTGTGCCAAACGGGAAGATACCTTACCTTCACCATATGCAACCATCCAACGCATACATCACCGGCCATCTTCCCGTTCCTCCCGAATGGCAGGACATATTCGACCCTTTCTACTTCATCCACAACCACACCTCCTCCCCCGTCACAAAAATCCTTTCCCCTACCTTCCAGACCATACTCATCTTCAACTTCTCCGCCCCCGGCCTGTTCTTCATCGAAGAAAACATTCCGATCACCATCGATAAAAGCATGGTCATTGGTCCTATTAAACTCGCCCATCAATACACCATCCCTGCCAATGGCGAAATGCTCGTCGCCAATTTCAAACGCGACGCTTTTTACCGCTTTTTCGGCAAACACCTACAATCCTATACAGACTTCCTCCTTCACCCGGATGAAATCCTGGGAGAACACTGTTTCGCGGCCTTCTGGGATACCCTTAAAGCATTTGCCACCATGCAGGAACGTGTAGACGCTATTCTTGATTTCTCCGCCGATTATCTGCGCGAAAGAGATAAAGGCGCCGGAGACATCATTACGGCCAGTGAAGCCGACGGTGCTGTCAACCCTATAAAAGACATCGCGGACAAACAGGGCCAAAGCGAAAGGAATATCCAGTTAAAGCACAAAAAGTACCTTGGCTACAGCGCCAAGGAAATGAACCGCTACCAGCGTTTCCAAAAGACCCTGACACGATTGCAGGAACAGGCAGTAACCGGTAATATTGACTGGTTTGAACTGGTTCATGAAGGCGGATACTATGATCAGAGTCACCTGATTCACGATTTTAACCACTTTTTAGGCCTTTCTCCGGCCCAATTCCTGAAATTACAGGCAACAGTGTGCATTGCTGGCGGACGATCATAATTGGCCCCT contains the following coding sequences:
- a CDS encoding helix-turn-helix domain-containing protein; protein product: MQPSNAYITGHLPVPPEWQDIFDPFYFIHNHTSSPVTKILSPTFQTILIFNFSAPGLFFIEENIPITIDKSMVIGPIKLAHQYTIPANGEMLVANFKRDAFYRFFGKHLQSYTDFLLHPDEILGEHCFAAFWDTLKAFATMQERVDAILDFSADYLRERDKGAGDIITASEADGAVNPIKDIADKQGQSERNIQLKHKKYLGYSAKEMNRYQRFQKTLTRLQEQAVTGNIDWFELVHEGGYYDQSHLIHDFNHFLGLSPAQFLKLQATVCIAGGRS